The Pecten maximus chromosome 11, xPecMax1.1, whole genome shotgun sequence genome has a segment encoding these proteins:
- the LOC117337839 gene encoding kinesin-like protein KIF15: MFNLSSRVKEIGQVAEACRLELKNARDEVQLQDRRRRDADTANLELQKRFDMITQECKTTTDSNRYLEGEVERLIIFGKKYTNENEDLKEEKERLMNERLQCCEEIKTLKAEIDEISKENATLLGHQNPKQKIHHIISLKEENISLREQLMKTQRELQEAKMSNKVRSASGTQKENIPLMSFNSIKQEQDLKEKPRMFLSGDFS, encoded by the exons ATGTTTAACTTGTCTTCTAGGGTGAAAGAGATTGGCCAGGTGGCTGAGGCATGTCGTCTTGAGCTGAAGAACGCTAGAGATGAAGTACAACTACAGGACAGACGCAGACGAGACGCAGACACAGCAAACCTGGAGCTTCAGAAACG gtTTGACATGATAACACAGGAATGTAAAACCACTACAGACAGCAACCGTTACCTGGAGGGCGAGGTGGAAAG acTGATCATATTTGGTAAGAAATACACAAACGAGAATGAAGACTTGAAGGAAGAAAAGGAGAGGTTAATGAATGAACGTCTACAATGTTGTGAG GAAATTAAAACCTTGAAAGCTGAAAttgatgaaatttcaaaagaaaatgcTACACTCCTGGGGCATCAGAACCCCAAACAAAAGATTCACCACATTATAAGTTTAAAGGAGGAAAATATTTCTCTCCGAGAG CAACTGATGAAGACCCAAAGAGAACTTCAGGAGGCGAAGATGAGTAACAAGGTCAGATCAGCATCAGGGactcaaaaagaaaatatcccTCTCATGTCCTTTAACAGTATAAAACAGGAACAGGATTTAAAGGAGAAACCAAGAATGTTTCTGTCGGGAGACTTTAGCTGA